TTTGGGGTTCGAGGTGGTGGGGGTTGATGTTGATGCGGTGAAGGTGGCCGCGTTGGGGGAGGGGAAGGCGCCGTTCTTCGAGCCGGGTCTGGATGAGGTGTTGGGGCGGGCGTTGGGGTCGG
Above is a genomic segment from Actinomycetota bacterium containing:
- a CDS encoding UDP-glucose 6-dehydrogenase; translated protein: MSLRISVIGTGYLGAVHAACLADLGFEVVGVDVDAVKVAALGEGKAPFFEPGLDEVLGRALGS